In Streptomyces thermolilacinus SPC6, a single genomic region encodes these proteins:
- a CDS encoding iron-containing redox enzyme family protein, protein MQDQIRPPVDDRPEGELPPARGHVSQGVLDALRGPVGSPVPGPASVRAADPLGDDLQLALYLCYELHYRGFDGVAPAWEWDPGLLALRRAVEDRFLAELRDRTEGRPDVADALEELLVEPVDGDGVSHYLRDEGELWQLREYAAQRSLYHLKEADPHAWVIPRLRGRAKAAFVAVEYDEFGGGRPERVHARLFADLMADLGLDTRYGRYLDHAPAEMLANVNLMSLLGLHRAHRGALVGHFATVEVTSSPGSRRLAEAMRRTGAGAAAEHFYAEHVTADAVHEQIVRRDVIGGLLADEPGLAPDVAFGIAATVHLEDRLGTLLLDAWREGATSLRKPL, encoded by the coding sequence ATGCAGGACCAGATCCGGCCCCCGGTGGACGACCGTCCGGAGGGCGAGCTGCCGCCCGCTCGCGGGCACGTCTCCCAGGGGGTGCTGGACGCGCTGCGCGGGCCGGTGGGCTCCCCGGTGCCCGGCCCCGCCTCCGTACGGGCCGCCGACCCCCTCGGCGACGACCTCCAGCTGGCCCTGTACCTCTGCTACGAGCTGCACTACCGGGGCTTCGACGGGGTCGCGCCCGCCTGGGAGTGGGACCCGGGGCTGCTGGCGCTGCGCCGGGCGGTGGAGGACCGTTTCCTCGCCGAACTGCGCGACCGGACCGAGGGGCGGCCGGACGTGGCCGACGCGCTGGAGGAGCTGCTGGTGGAGCCCGTCGACGGCGACGGCGTCTCGCACTACCTGCGGGACGAGGGCGAGCTGTGGCAGCTGCGGGAGTACGCCGCCCAGCGGTCCCTGTACCACCTGAAGGAGGCCGACCCGCACGCCTGGGTCATCCCCCGGCTGCGTGGCCGGGCCAAGGCGGCGTTCGTGGCGGTCGAGTACGACGAGTTCGGCGGCGGACGGCCCGAACGGGTCCACGCACGGCTCTTCGCCGACCTGATGGCAGACCTCGGTCTGGACACGCGCTACGGCCGGTACCTCGACCACGCGCCCGCCGAGATGCTGGCGAACGTCAACCTCATGTCGCTGCTGGGGTTGCACCGCGCTCACCGGGGTGCCTTGGTGGGGCACTTCGCCACGGTCGAGGTGACGTCGTCGCCCGGGTCGCGCCGTCTCGCCGAGGCCATGCGCCGTACCGGCGCGGGAGCCGCGGCCGAGCACTTCTACGCCGAGCACGTGACCGCCGACGCGGTGCACGAGCAGATCGTTCGCAGGGACGTGATCGGCGGGCTGCTGGCCGACGAGCCCGGCCTCGCCCCCGACGTGGCGTTCGGGATCGCCGCCACCGTCCACCTGGAGGACCGCCTCGGCACGCTCCTGCTGGATGCCTGGCGTGAAGGCGCCACGAGCCTGCGTAAGCCGCTCTGA
- a CDS encoding HemK2/MTQ2 family protein methyltransferase encodes MPSLLDTGLAGGVLRLAPGVYAPQSDTFLLRDAIEREGLPPGAEVLDVGTGSGALALAAARRGARVTAIDRSRRAVLTARLHAALAGQRVRVLRGDLLEPAAGRRYDLIVCNPPYVPSPRKRPPRRGAAVAWDAGPDGRAVIDRICDGAPALLRPSGVLLLVQSALSGVTPTIERLERAGLKAAVVRRSVVPFGPVLRERSDWLERRGLIEPGQEKEELVIIRAHRP; translated from the coding sequence ATGCCGAGTCTGCTGGACACCGGTCTGGCCGGTGGTGTGCTGCGGCTCGCCCCGGGCGTCTACGCGCCGCAGTCCGACACGTTCCTCCTCAGGGACGCCATCGAGCGCGAGGGGCTGCCGCCCGGCGCGGAGGTGCTCGACGTGGGCACCGGCAGCGGGGCGCTCGCCCTGGCCGCCGCGCGGCGGGGCGCCCGGGTCACCGCGATCGACCGTTCCCGACGGGCCGTGCTCACGGCCCGGCTGCACGCGGCGCTCGCCGGGCAGCGCGTCCGGGTCCTCCGCGGCGACCTGCTGGAACCCGCGGCGGGCCGCCGGTACGACCTGATCGTGTGCAACCCCCCGTACGTGCCTTCGCCCCGGAAACGGCCGCCCCGGCGGGGTGCCGCCGTCGCCTGGGACGCGGGTCCCGACGGCCGCGCGGTCATCGACCGGATCTGCGACGGCGCCCCCGCGCTGCTGCGGCCCTCCGGTGTCCTGCTGCTGGTGCAATCGGCGCTGAGCGGCGTCACGCCCACCATCGAGCGGCTGGAGCGGGCGGGGCTCAAAGCGGCCGTCGTCCGGCGCAGCGTCGTGCCGTTCGGCCCCGTGCTGCGCGAGCGCTCCGACTGGCTGGAGCGGCGTGGCCTGATCGAGCCCGGCCAGGAGAAGGAAGAGCTGGTGATCATCCGTGCCCACCGCCCCTGA
- a CDS encoding GNAT family N-acetyltransferase, translating into MSIEVRPATVFEDVRTLLGPKSPGANVCWCLSYRIPSRLNNGLRGPSRGAYVAELCRADPPPGVVAYDGDEPVGWAAVAPRSATSFARNRKIPHIDDLPVWSLWCVRVRPGHRKRGISHALIAGAVEFARAHGAPAVEAYPLDNGGARVDLTMAYAGLRKNFERAGFTHAADTTSVLAGHPRVLMRLDLRR; encoded by the coding sequence ATGAGCATAGAAGTCCGCCCGGCCACCGTCTTCGAGGACGTCCGCACGCTGCTCGGGCCCAAGTCGCCCGGCGCGAACGTCTGCTGGTGCCTGAGCTACCGGATTCCGTCCAGACTCAACAACGGACTGCGCGGGCCCTCCCGGGGCGCCTACGTGGCGGAACTGTGCCGCGCCGACCCGCCGCCGGGCGTCGTCGCGTACGACGGGGACGAGCCCGTCGGCTGGGCGGCCGTGGCGCCGCGCTCGGCGACGTCCTTCGCCCGGAACCGCAAGATCCCGCACATCGACGACCTGCCCGTCTGGTCGCTGTGGTGCGTCCGCGTCCGGCCCGGCCACCGGAAGCGGGGAATCTCCCACGCGCTCATCGCCGGCGCCGTGGAGTTCGCCCGCGCCCATGGCGCGCCGGCGGTGGAGGCGTACCCCCTCGACAACGGTGGCGCCCGGGTGGATCTGACGATGGCCTACGCCGGGCTGCGGAAGAACTTCGAACGCGCCGGGTTCACCCACGCCGCCGACACGACCTCCGTCCTGGCCGGGCACCCACGGGTCCTGATGCGACTCGACCTGCGCCGCTGA
- a CDS encoding CDGSH iron-sulfur domain-containing protein, whose product MPTAPDEERPRTARDEEPAAEPCRVTVTKEGPLLLDGPVEVALDDGTVVRSDRFTVALCTCRRSRAYPWCDTSHRRRTKR is encoded by the coding sequence GTGCCCACCGCCCCTGACGAGGAACGTCCGCGCACGGCCCGTGACGAGGAACCCGCCGCCGAGCCCTGCCGGGTCACGGTGACCAAGGAGGGCCCGCTGCTGCTCGACGGCCCGGTCGAGGTCGCCCTCGACGACGGGACCGTCGTGCGGTCGGACCGCTTCACGGTGGCGCTGTGCACCTGCCGCCGCAGCCGCGCCTACCCGTGGTGCGACACGAGCCATCGCCGACGTACGAAGAGGTGA
- a CDS encoding VOC family protein, with translation MTVAKRSVLVLDCSEPEALAEFYAGLLGAEVRRCPDPDYVEVVGHDGVRLAIRRDHGYAPPSWPRPDDSQQAHLYILVAAADMDEAEREAVGLGARPVEANDTTGFRDVRTYADPAGHSFTLMAAADT, from the coding sequence ATGACGGTAGCGAAGAGAAGTGTCCTGGTCCTCGACTGTTCCGAGCCGGAGGCGCTCGCGGAGTTCTACGCGGGCCTGCTCGGCGCCGAGGTGCGCCGCTGCCCCGACCCCGACTACGTGGAGGTCGTCGGCCACGACGGCGTACGGCTGGCGATCCGGCGCGACCACGGGTACGCCCCGCCGAGCTGGCCGCGCCCGGACGACTCCCAGCAGGCCCACCTGTACATCCTGGTCGCGGCGGCCGACATGGACGAGGCGGAGCGGGAGGCGGTGGGCCTGGGGGCCCGGCCCGTGGAGGCCAACGACACGACGGGCTTCCGTGACGTCCGCACGTACGCGGACCCGGCGGGCCACTCCTTCACCCTCATGGCCGCCGCCGACACCTGA
- a CDS encoding DUF5670 family protein: MVPLLLVLLLVLILFGAGFALEALWWVAVILLVVWLLGFVMRSAGTGGRRGRWYRW; encoded by the coding sequence ATGGTTCCCCTTCTTCTCGTTCTTCTGCTTGTCCTGATCCTCTTCGGTGCGGGCTTCGCGCTCGAAGCACTGTGGTGGGTCGCGGTCATCCTGCTCGTCGTGTGGCTGCTGGGCTTCGTGATGCGCTCGGCAGGCACCGGCGGCCGACGCGGACGCTGGTACCGCTGGTAG